The Diabrotica virgifera virgifera chromosome 10, PGI_DIABVI_V3a genome has a window encoding:
- the LOC114344367 gene encoding tyrosine-protein kinase hopscotch: protein MGDLHLNVNLVLDCKPISVPYTANKTTAEDICIYICKHLNIGNLTRHIFGLRLTGKNVFFMSAATFPEKHPPIDFRIRFKVANVFKLKKLDVNTYNYYFHQARNDVLENKIPDIIYEKCRRELVGLGITDMFRVMLEKDIPRETVESEYKKYIPKEVIKRHAFFIKKPIHDTLGKLQKSDHDASYVKSEYLKQLETLAPEYLSESYKAIVDQDGSICNIIIKVSPYHPTEPGVKYCLESKKDQWNLICTIEDIGFVSIRDDGTTEISRRNGIPFYLKFNTLSILYSFISLLDGYYRLTCKWTFNICKEVYTPSLQKLHFMKCHGPVGGEFSYAKLEEKRGNKAGCFIVRESESKYNDYYIDVCIKDNLKPKTFKLEKISGGELIFTNDLANDLTKYKSIQQLMSSYQDPNASIFLQECLPPSEYDISPLLLCRSETLVGDLLTDSSALNSINMPSLPVCINCKSLQVFKGQEKEGLSGITLVHRSMWKITKGKKIEVAMKLLKNDSDRYVKQFLSLAGQWAFLQSSSIVRLYGIAFTSDIALVLEYFRLGPLDQYLRTHRETVKQVDLIEAAGSIASALWHLTENNIVHGRIRCRKIMVSVHDENSFIVKLTDPGIHTEYTPSEVHWIPIECYTNLNYAKRSVEADVWAFATTLWEMFMYGEEIKPFKSNDHLQVMRWYASGKRLPQPLVCSSEIYSLMKECWDNDPHKRKKPQAIMRDINQILYQVYNSRRVHSYAKVFSKADSHSLSAYSVNSSNITESTILYNDLINGSNISSDMSDYNSLSDSTSQLKLINDDISFDNFDDSGPYEFSAIFSSLNLSTATTSLDSLNTMQTVFELDDNYNVVLQGRIGQGFYGDVFQGMLEFVDSQDGEPRKVAVKKLKASSVSSCLQDFEREINIMKSLKHPNIVEILGVLREPEISLVMEFVHHGSLQSYLKIHKESLSEVQLLKYALDIAKGMEYLGTKNIVHRDLAARNILVVDENHVKISDFGLAQVIGTNDYYIVKTPNRELPIKWYAPESLRDGKFSVRSDIWSYGVTMCELFNYGEEPMLAQMDEKMQAPLQQILLAALEKGSRFPPPPKCPATVYVRIIHPCWMADPHERPMFSTLIMEITDLMSQF, encoded by the coding sequence ATGGGTGACTTGCACTTAAATGTCAATTTGGTGTTAGATTGTAAACCCATCTCAGTTCCTTATACTGCAAATAAGACAACAGCAGAAgatatttgtatttatatttgtAAACATCTTAATATTGGAAACTTGACCCGTCATATTTTTGGTCTTCGTTTGActggaaaaaatgttttttttatgtCAGCAGCTACCTTCCCTGAAAAACATCCACCTATTGACTTTAGAATAAGATTTAAAGTTGCAAATGTATTCAAGCTGAAGAAATTAGATGTCAATACCTATAACTACTATTTCCACCAAGCAAGAAATGATGTTCTGGAAAATAAGATACCAGATATTATTTATGAAAAGTGTAGAAGGGAGTTAGTTGGATTGGGGATTACTGATATGTTTAGAGTAATGTTAGAAAAAGACATACCACGAGAAACTGTGGAGAGTGAATATAAGAAATATATTCCTAAAGAGGTTATAAAGAGACATGCATTTTTCATCAAGAAGCCAATACATGACACACTTGGTAAATTACAGAAATCTGATCATGATGCTTCATACGTGAAATCTGAGTATTTAAAACAGTTGGAAACATTGGCACCTGAATACTTATCTGAATCTTATAAAGCTATAGTGGACCAAGATGGGTCTATTTGTAATATAATTATAAAAGTTTCTCCTTACCATCCTACAGAACCAGGTGTAAAATATTGCTTGGAATCAAAGAAGGATCAGTGGAATTTAATATGTACAATAGAAGATATTGGTTTTGTGTCTATAAGGGATGATGGTACAACAGAAATTAGTCGTAgaaatggaataccattttatttaaaatttaacacGTTAAGTATACTATATTCATTTATAAGCCTATTAGATGGTTATTATAGGTTAACTTGTAAGTGGACTTTCAATATTTGTAAAGAAGTATATACGCCTTCTCTACAAAAGTTGCATTTCATGAAATGTCATGGCCCAGTGGGAGGAGAATTTTCTTATGCTAAATTAGAAGAAAAAAGGGGAAATAAAGCAGGGTGTTTCATTGTTAGAGAGAGTGAATCAAAATATAATGACTATTATATAGATGTTTGTATAAAAGATAACTTAAAGCCAAAAACATTCAAATTAGAAAAGATAAGTGGGGGTGAATTGATTTTTACTAATGACTTAGCTAATGATTTAACAAAATATAAGAGTATTCAACAATTAATGTCATCTTATCAAGATCCTAATGCTTCAATATTCTTACAGGAATGTTTACCTCCTTCTGAATATGACATTTCACCACTTCTTCTTTGTAGAAGTGAAACTTTGGTAGGGGATTTACTGACTGACAGCTCTGCGTTAAATTCAATAAATATGCCTTCATTACCTGTGTGCATAAATTGCAAAAGTTTACAGGTGTTTAAAGGTCAAGAAAAAGAAGGCTTAAGTGGTATAACATTAGTTCATCGAAGTATGTGGAAAATAACTAAAGGTAAAAAAATTGAAGTCGCTATGAAACTTTTAAAGAATGATTCAGATCGATATGTTAAACAGTTTTTGTCTCTTGCGGGTCAGTGGGCGTTTTTACAATCTAGTTCAATAGTTAGATTGTATGGCATTGCTTTTACTAGTGATATTGCACTTGTTTTAGAATATTTTCGACTAGGTCCTCTTGATCAATATTTAAGAACACATAGAGAGACTGTAAAGCAAGTAGATTTAATTGAAGCTGCAGGCAGTATTGCATCAGCTTTGTGGCATTTAACAGAAAACAATATAGTTCATGGCAGAATTCGTTGTCGTAAAATAATGGTAAGTGTACATGATGAGAATTCTTTTATTGTCAAATTAACAGATCCAGGAATTCACACAGAGTATACACCTTCTGAAGTTCATTGGATTCCAATAGAATGCTATACTAATCTCAACTATGCCAAAAGATCTGTAGAAGCTGATGTCTGGGCATTTGCTACAACTCTTTGGGAAATGTTTATGTATGGTGAAGAAATTAAACCGTTTAAATCTAACGACCACCTTCAAGTGATGAGATGGTATGCCAGTGGTAAAAGATTACCACAACCTCTTGTTTGTTCCAGTGAAATATACAGTCTTATGAAAGAATGTTGGGATAATGATCCACACAAAAGAAAAAAGCCACAAGCAATTATGCGAGATATAAATCAAATTTTATATCAAGTATACAATTCCAGAAGAGTGCATTCATATGCAAAAGTGTTTAGTAAAGCTGACAGTCATAGTTTGAGTGCATATTCTGTAAATAGTTCCAATATTACTGAAAGTACAATACTTTATAATGATTTAATAAATGGTAGTAATATATCGAGTGATATGTCAGACTATAACAGTTTATCAGACAGTACATCTCAGTTAAAACTGATCAATGATGATATCAGTTTTGATAATTTTGATGACTCTGGTCCATATGAATTTTCAGCCATATTTTCTAGTCTAAATCTTTCTACAGCCACTACATCTTTAGATAGTCTTAACACAATGCAAACTGTTTTTGAATTGGATGATAACTACAATGTAGTTCTCCAGGGCAGAATAGGCCAAGGATTTTATGGAGATGTATTTCAAGGAATGTTAGAATTTGTAGATAGTCAAGATGGAGAGCCTAGAAAAGTagcagttaaaaaattaaaagcCTCTTCTGTCTCTTCGTGTTTACAAGATTTTGAGCGAGAAATTAATATAATGAAATCTCTAAAGCACCCAAATATAGTTGAGATACTTGGAGTACTACGAGAACCAGAAATCTCACTCGTAATGGAATTTGTTCACCATGGATCACTTCAAAGCTACTTAAAGATCCACAAAGAATCTCTCTCGGAGGTTCAGCTCCTGAAGTACGCATTGGATATTGCTAAGGGAATGGAGTATCTAGGAACAAAGAATATTGTTCATAGAGATTTAGCTGCTAGAAATATTCTTGTAGTTGATGAGAATCATGTTAAAATTTCTGATTTTGGACTGGCCCAAGTAATAGGTACTAACGATTACTATATCGTAAAGACACCTAATAGGGAGTTACCTATTAAATGGTATGCACCAGAAAGTCTTCGAGATGGTAAATTTTCAGTGAGATCAGATATTTGGTCTTACGGTGTAACTATGTGCGAATTATTTAATTATGGCGAAGAGCCTATGTTAGCCCAAATGGACGAAAAAATGCAGGCTCCGCTACAGCAAATTTTACTAGCAGCCTTAGAAAAAGGATCGCGGTTCCCACCTCCACCAAAATGTCCTGCTACTGTTTATGTTAGGATAATACATCCGTGTTGGATGGCAGATCCACATGAGAGGCCAATGTTTTCTACTTTAATTATGGAAATTACAGATCTTATGTCCCAATTTTGA